The Bos indicus isolate NIAB-ARS_2022 breed Sahiwal x Tharparkar chromosome X, NIAB-ARS_B.indTharparkar_mat_pri_1.0, whole genome shotgun sequence genome has a window encoding:
- the LOC109555020 gene encoding heat shock transcription factor, X-linked member 3-like — MDSHSSHKAVLLAPSTDGEPTAGDPHDSSPDPNVDSGEALEKQGDQPKSPDLGLHDNLLPQGPNPEMANKEENNTVLGLSFPRKLWRIVEDATFTSVHWNDKGDTVVIEADLFQMEVLQHRGVDQIFETDSIKSFIRELNLYGFRKIRPSGCYAGKKKMMIYHNSNFQRDKPLLLQNIQRKGDPRTTSQPATGTTATPKRKKRVVATTYSPQLHHNEFTKEGGNKVQEGMPTAHRTLSQCSFVFSDFGSMGSVARQAGGNHLPSEQGSPSGKGTSSNATSVPPATAGRDSPGELPESALVYPDYESVMTLYNTCYSILMAGLLVMAPDEAPESEEEQGDSSDYKCALCEQVKNKPNP; from the exons ATGGATAGTCATAGTTCCCACAAGGCAGTGCTGCTGGCCCCATCAACTGATGGGGAGCCCACAGCAGGGGACCCCCATGATTCCTCCCCAGATCCAAACGTGGATTCAGGGGAGGCTTTGGAGAAGCAGGGTGACCAACCCAAGAGCCCAGATCTAGGTCTGCATGACAATCTGCTCCCACAGGGCCCAAACCCAGAAATGGCCAACAAAGAAGAGAACAACACTGTCCTTGGGCTGTCCTTTCCCAGGAAGCTCTGGAGGATCGTGGAGGATGCGACCTTCACCTCTGTGCACTGGAACGACAAGGGAGACACAGTGGTCATCGAGGCAGATCTCTTCCAGATGGAGGTCCTCCAGCACAGAGGTGTGGACCAGATCTTCGAGACAGACAGCATAAAGAGCTTCATCCGTGAACTGAACCTGTACGGGTTCAGGAAAATCCGCCCTTCAGGTTGCTATGCAGGGAAGAAGAAGATGATG ATCTATCACAACTCCAATTTTCAGAGAGACAAACCTCTCCTCCTGCAGAATATACAGAGGAAAGGTGACCCCAGAACAACTTCTCAGCCTGCCACCGGAACAACAGCAACCCCAAAGAGAAAGAAGCGAGTGGTGGCAACCACATACTCTCCTCAACTCCACCACAATGAGTTCACCAAAGAGGGTGGCAACAAAGTCCAGGAGGGAATGCCAACTGCTCACAGAACCCTCAGCCAGTGCTCATTTGTGTTCTCTGACTTTGGGTCTATGGGAAGTGTAGCCAGGCAGGCTGGGGGAAACCATCTCCCCAGTGAGCAGGGCAGCCCCAGTGGAAAGGGCACATCCAGCAATGCCACATCTGTGCCCCCAGCTACTGCTGGAAGGGACAGCCCAGGGGAACTGCCTGAGAGTGCCCTGGTGTACCCAGATTATGAATCGGTGATGACTTTGTACAACACCTGTTACTCCATCCTGATGGCGGGCCTTTTAGTCATGGCCCCAGACGAGGCCCCTGAGTcagaggaggagcagggagaTTCCTCAGATTATAAGTGTGCCCTCTGTGAGCAGGTCAAGAACAAGCCCAATCCCTGA